A window of Citrus sinensis cultivar Valencia sweet orange chromosome 7, DVS_A1.0, whole genome shotgun sequence contains these coding sequences:
- the LOC102630694 gene encoding uncharacterized protein LOC102630694 encodes MPASKLSSCLAVAAAVASLSTASNRAFADAPSRFSFFSSSPQPTSSGNDEAEQTADAKKSREPEEPRGSGFDPEALERAAKALRDFNSSRHAREAFDIMRKQEQTRLAELDVEKVHYEAIQSQVDVERQRKLAEEHRNLVQQKAQARAQGLRNEDELARKRLQTDHEAQRRHNTELVKMQEESSIRKEQARRSTEEQIQAQQRLTEKERAEIERETIRVKAMAEAEGRAHEAKLTEDHNRRMLIERINGEREKWLAAINTTFSHIEEGVRSLLTDRNKLVMTVGGATALAAGIYTTREGARVTWGYVNRILGQPSLIRESSIGKFPWSGLLSQAMNKVIRNKTSAGTAGPVEAIKNNGDIILHPSLQRRIQHLAKATSNTKIHQAPFRNMLFYGPPGTGKTMVAREIARKSGLDYAMMTGGDVAPLGAQAVTKIHEIFDWAKKSKKGLLLFIDEADAFLCERNSIHMSEAQRSALNALLFRTGDQSRDIVLVLATNRPGDLDSAITDRIDEVIEFPLPREEERFKLLKLYLKKYLCSDEGDSSSLKWGHLFKKQQQKITIKDLSDNVIQEAARKTEGFSGREIAKLMASVQAAVYARPDCVLDSQLFREVVEYKVEEHHQRIKLAAEGSQPTKNQ; translated from the exons ATGCCTGCGTCGAAATTATCTTCATGTTTAGCAGTGGCCGCCGCGGTGGCCTCCCTCTCTACGGCCTCAAACCGAGCATTCGCGGACGCGCCGTCgcgattttctttcttctcttcctcTCCTCAGCCTACGTCGAGTGGCAATGATGAAGCGGAACAGACGGCTGATGCGAAGAAATCGAGAGAGCCTGAAGAGCCAAGAGGATCAGGATTCGATCCCGAGGCCTTAGAGAGAGCTGCCAAAGCTCTCCGCGACTTCAATAGCTCACGTCACGCCAGAGAG GCTTTTGATATTATGCGAAAGCAGGAGCAAACACGGCTGGCAGAGTTAGATGTTGAGAAAGTTCACTATGAAGCAATTCAATCTCAAGTTGATGTT GAAAGGCAACGAAAGCTGGCTGAAGAACACAGAAATCTAGTTCAGCAAAAAGCGCAAGCAAGGGCGCAAGGGCTGCGAAATGAAGATGAGCTGGCCAGGAAAAGATTGCAG ACAGATCATGAAGCTCAGAGGCGGCATAATACTGAATTGGTTAAAATGCAAGAAGAGTCTTCCATACGAAAAGAACAAGCAAGACGATCTACCGAAGAGCAAATACAGGCTCAGCAGCGCCTGACTGAGAAAGAAAGAGCTGAAATCGAAAGGGAAACCATTAGGGTTAAGGCTATGGCTGAGGCTGAGGGCCGAGCCCATGAAGCAAAATTAACCGAGGACCACAACAGGAGAATGCTTATAGAACGAATAAATGGTGAAAGAGAGAAATGGCTTGCTGCAATTAATACAACTTTTAGTCACATTGAAG aGGGTGTTAGGAGTCTATTGACTGATAGGAATAAGTTGGTTATGACTGTTGGAGGAGCTACTGCATTGGCTGCAGGAATTTATACAACTAG AGAAGGTGCTAGGGTTACATGGGGTTATGTTAACCGTATACTGGGACAGCCATCACTAATTCGAGAATCTTCCATTGGTAAATTTCCATGGTCAGGATTATTGTCTCAAGCCATGAACAAAGTTATTAGGAATAAGACATCAGCTGGGACAGCAGGGCCCGTTGAAGCAATAAAGAATAATGGAGATATTATTCTGCATCCTTCACTACAAAGAAGGATACAGCATCTTGCTAAAGCTACCTCCAACACCAAGATTCACCAAGCACCCTTTCGCAACATGTTGTTTTATGGGCCTCCGGGTACTGGTAAAACTATGGTTGCGAGAGAGATAGCTAGAAAATCG GGATTGGATTATGCCATGATGACAGGAGGAGATGTTGCACCTCTTGGTGCACAGGCTGTTACCAAGATCCATGAGATATTTGATTGGGCgaagaaatcaaagaaagGCTTGCTGCTTTTTATTGACGAGGCTGATGCATTTTTATGCGA GCGCAACAGTATACATATGAGTGAAGCTCAGCGGAGTGCTTTAAATGCTCTGCTCTTTCGAACTGGTGATCAGTCAAGAGATATAGTTCTTGTTCTTGCCACCAATAGGCCAGGAGATCTTGACAGTGCTATCACTGACAGAATTGACGAAGTGATCGAGTTCCCACTTCCCAGAGAGGAGGAGCGTTTCAAACTGCTGAAACTCTATTTGAAGAAGTATCTTTGTTCCGATGAAGGTGATAGTAGCTCATTGAAATGGGGTCATTTGTTTAAGAAGCAGCAGCAGAAGATAACTATAAAAGATCTGTCTGACAACGTGATTCAAGAGGCAGCCCGGAAGACAGAAGGATTCTCCGGCCGTGAGATTGCAAAACTCATGGCCAGTGTTCAAGCAGCTGTCTACGCCCGCCCAGACTGTGTATTGGATTCCCAGCTGTTTAGAGAAGTTGTCGAATACAAAGTTGAAGAGCATCACCAACGTATAAAATTAGCAGCTGAAGGTAGTCAGCCAACTAAAAATCAGTAG